The following coding sequences lie in one Rutidosis leptorrhynchoides isolate AG116_Rl617_1_P2 chromosome 6, CSIRO_AGI_Rlap_v1, whole genome shotgun sequence genomic window:
- the LOC139856021 gene encoding aquaporin SIP1-1-like, producing MGIIKAAIGDGVLTFLWVFCAGSLGASTSAIAKATGIQGPASVLITLSLVFILLFVFGIMSGALGGASFNPTGTAAFYAIGLGGDSLISVAVRFPAQAVGAIGGALAIIELMPKQYKHMLKGPSLKVDMHTGALAESLLTFTSTMCVLYVILKGPKSAVMKNGLLSMSIVTLVIFGRGYTGPSMNPANAFGWAYVNNRHNTSEHFYVYWISPFVGAILAAWTFRLLFPPHPKQKSA from the exons ATGGGTATAATCAAAGCTGCAATTGGTGATGGTGTGTTAACCTTTTTATGGGTATTTTGTGCTGGTAGTCTTGGTGCTTCCACTTCTGCAATTGCTAAAGCTACTGGAATTCAAGGACCAGCTTCCGTCTTAATCACATTGTCCTTAGTTTTTATTTTGTTGTTTGTTTTTGGTATTATGTCTGGTGCTTTAGGTGGTGCTAGTTTTAATCCTACCGGTACAGCCGCGTTTTATGCCATCGGTCTTGGTGGTGATTCACTCATCTCCGTTGCAGTTCGGTTTCCTGCTCAG GCAGTTGGTGCTATAGGTGGTGCACTGGCTATTATTGAACTCATGCCAAAGCAATACAAACACATGCTTAAAGGACCTTCTCTAAAAGTCGATATGCATACGGGGGCACTCGCTGAGAGCTTGCTAACCTTCACGAGTACAATGTGTGTTCTATACGTTATACTTAAGGGACCAAAAAGCGCTGTTATGAAAAACGGGCTGCTTTCCATGTCGATCGTGACACTTGTTATTTTTGGTCGTGGCTATACCGGTCCTTCAATGAATCCTGCCAAT GCGTTTGGATGGGCATACGTGAACAACCGACATAATACATCAGAGCATTTTTACGTTTACTGGATATCCCCATTTGTAGGGGCGATATTAGCAGCGTGGACATTCCGTCTCCTCTTTCCACCACATCCAAAGCAAAAGTCCGCTTGA